A genomic window from Candidatus Latescibacter sp. includes:
- a CDS encoding citrate/2-methylcitrate synthase, whose product MLTSKDCQILIQGITGKQGTTICRDMLEYGTKVAAGVTPGKRGASINNVPVYNTVDEALRHHPDITVSLITVPREAALGATLEVLGKGKIKLVNLLTEGIPVRDIAEIVQVSRKVDVRLVGPSSVGIICPADRVKIGAIGGNDPGVFYPGEVAIFSKSGGMCLSLATEIFNRKGFGTSTVVGMGGDRIIGSNFVDLLKLARDDEDTKIVVLNGEVGGSYEEDAAEYIRSTRYPKPVAGLISGIGAEHFFPRGSRMGHAGAVIGEGNVGAYEHKMKIMKAAGISMARSSSELAEIIGRILKEEGNHLEESDLRKPELVSISKPKLESMKRQIRAISLKTGITQLFDGKPYLLGYPFSELITGAPIEDIMFMVLTRKDPKPHDRHLLKRLFVYHLKNVPLSRSAVEAAVESARNGNPLNAAVSAGLLCQEEVPVENLHEDLKDAFTPMQAESLVLAGWVMALVGHILTGEFKVSANSRPEQIFFQAIAGRKPNAGEADLFRAVFAACVDHTPAVPSSLAAITSYSGGVSIKTALAAGITAMGNTHAGAGEEAAYAFQVEAVEAQRAAPAHEDSPEKKARYLTDKYAGKLGGEKRKIPGFGHRYYSLYGADPRADALLSLAEKYGYGDKHIAIAREIGNILQEEKASGLCLNVDGAIGALLSEMGIAPAAGKALFIIPRTVGILGQLLEQKAGSFFRLDNDSVAYVGPPVPRSYSEIHRHGDGEEKAEE is encoded by the coding sequence ATGCTCACCAGTAAGGACTGCCAGATCCTTATTCAGGGAATAACCGGAAAACAGGGAACCACCATCTGCCGTGACATGCTCGAATACGGCACCAAAGTTGCTGCCGGCGTCACCCCCGGCAAGAGAGGCGCCAGTATCAACAATGTGCCGGTCTACAATACAGTGGATGAAGCGCTCCGTCATCACCCGGACATTACTGTTTCGCTCATCACTGTGCCGCGCGAGGCAGCCCTCGGCGCCACCCTGGAAGTTCTCGGGAAAGGGAAAATCAAATTGGTCAATCTGCTCACCGAGGGCATTCCGGTGCGCGATATCGCGGAAATCGTGCAGGTCTCCCGTAAGGTGGACGTACGCCTGGTAGGGCCATCATCGGTCGGCATTATCTGTCCGGCGGACCGGGTCAAGATCGGCGCCATCGGAGGAAACGATCCGGGAGTATTCTATCCGGGAGAGGTGGCCATCTTTTCTAAGAGCGGCGGGATGTGCCTTTCGCTTGCCACCGAGATTTTCAACCGCAAGGGTTTCGGAACCAGCACCGTAGTGGGCATGGGCGGCGACCGCATCATCGGCAGCAATTTTGTCGATCTGCTCAAGCTCGCCCGCGACGACGAGGACACGAAAATCGTTGTTCTCAATGGAGAGGTGGGCGGCAGCTACGAAGAAGATGCGGCGGAATATATCCGTTCCACCCGCTATCCCAAGCCGGTGGCCGGGTTGATCTCAGGCATCGGCGCGGAACATTTCTTTCCCCGCGGCTCACGGATGGGGCATGCCGGAGCGGTGATCGGCGAAGGGAACGTCGGCGCCTACGAGCACAAGATGAAGATAATGAAGGCTGCGGGAATCAGCATGGCCCGAAGCTCTTCTGAACTGGCGGAAATTATCGGACGGATTCTCAAGGAAGAAGGGAATCACCTGGAAGAAAGCGACCTTCGGAAACCCGAGCTGGTGAGTATTTCCAAGCCTAAACTGGAAAGCATGAAACGCCAGATTCGCGCTATTTCCCTGAAGACCGGCATCACCCAGCTTTTCGACGGCAAACCCTACCTGCTCGGCTATCCTTTCAGCGAACTGATTACCGGCGCGCCGATTGAGGACATCATGTTTATGGTGCTCACCCGGAAAGACCCTAAACCCCATGACCGTCATCTCCTGAAACGCCTCTTCGTCTATCACCTGAAAAATGTCCCTCTTTCCCGGAGCGCGGTGGAAGCGGCGGTAGAGAGCGCCCGTAACGGCAACCCCCTGAATGCTGCGGTAAGCGCAGGTCTGCTCTGCCAGGAAGAAGTTCCGGTGGAGAACCTGCACGAGGACCTGAAAGACGCTTTCACCCCCATGCAGGCCGAATCGCTGGTGCTTGCCGGATGGGTGATGGCCCTCGTCGGACACATCCTCACAGGGGAATTTAAAGTTTCCGCGAACAGCCGCCCGGAGCAGATTTTTTTCCAGGCGATCGCCGGCCGTAAGCCCAATGCAGGAGAGGCGGACCTTTTCCGGGCCGTCTTTGCCGCCTGCGTCGACCATACCCCGGCGGTGCCTTCCTCGCTGGCCGCCATCACTTCCTATTCCGGCGGGGTTTCCATCAAAACCGCCCTGGCCGCCGGAATCACCGCCATGGGAAACACACACGCCGGTGCCGGAGAGGAAGCCGCGTATGCGTTCCAGGTTGAAGCTGTAGAGGCGCAGCGAGCTGCGCCTGCACACGAGGATTCGCCCGAAAAAAAAGCCCGGTATCTGACAGACAAGTATGCTGGAAAACTGGGCGGCGAGAAAAGGAAGATTCCAGGTTTTGGACACCGGTATTACAGCCTTTACGGCGCCGATCCCCGCGCGGATGCCCTCCTTTCCCTGGCGGAGAAATATGGCTATGGCGATAAACATATCGCCATCGCGCGGGAAATAGGAAACATCCTGCAGGAAGAAAAAGCGAGCGGTTTATGCCTCAATGTGGACGGCGCCATCGGGGCGCTCCTGTCCGAAATGGGCATTGCTCCCGCCGCCGGAAAAGCCCTGTTCATCATCCCCCGCACTGTCGGTATCCTGGGCCAGCTCCTGGAGCAGAAAGCGGGATCGTTCTTCCGGCTCGACAACGATTCGGTTGCGTATGTGGGTCCCCCGGTTCCCCGCAGCTACAGCGAAATACACCGTCACGGCGATGGGGAAGAGAAGGCGGAGGAGTGA